Proteins from one Embleya scabrispora genomic window:
- a CDS encoding restriction endonuclease gives MPRTRTRAKFRGWAIAPLAAVPAIALHDLFDSFGINGTDAWLATSAALALLCATIHLATSTLNQRHDPPDDRDFELQIADLCRRDGLLAVQVAPDANVKAYLPNGSLVLISCAPIPHEARPLDLHDFIGTAHHNHQADIPIFITRHGFTTEARRFARHHGIVLLDQPRLYQWQQGHGLTTLVTTTP, from the coding sequence ATGCCCCGAACCCGCACCCGCGCCAAGTTCCGCGGCTGGGCCATAGCCCCGTTGGCCGCCGTCCCGGCCATCGCGCTGCACGACCTCTTCGACTCCTTCGGTATCAACGGCACCGACGCCTGGCTGGCCACCTCCGCCGCCCTGGCCCTCCTGTGCGCGACCATCCACCTCGCCACGTCAACCCTCAACCAACGCCACGACCCCCCGGACGACCGCGACTTCGAACTCCAGATCGCCGACCTCTGCCGCCGCGACGGCCTCCTCGCCGTCCAGGTAGCCCCCGACGCCAACGTCAAGGCCTACCTCCCCAACGGCAGTCTCGTCCTGATCAGCTGCGCCCCCATCCCCCACGAGGCCCGCCCCCTGGACCTCCACGACTTCATCGGCACGGCCCACCACAACCACCAGGCCGACATCCCGATCTTCATCACCCGCCACGGATTCACCACCGAGGCCCGCCGATTCGCCCGCCACCACGGCATCGTCCTACTCGACCAACCCCGCCTATACCAATGGCAACAGGGCCACGGCCTGACCACTCTGGTCACCACAACCCCATAG
- a CDS encoding pentapeptide repeat-containing protein: MFVRRPPGANLTQATFTDAHIHKADLTTTRPQKAVVTTCGLPGSTLHGAAPKTPAYEAAT; this comes from the coding sequence CTGTTCGTTCGTCGCCCCCCGGGAGCCAACCTTACCCAGGCAACCTTCACCGACGCCCACATACACAAGGCAGACCTGACCACCACCCGCCCGCAAAAGGCCGTGGTGACAACCTGCGGCCTACCCGGCTCAACACTGCACGGCGCAGCCCCAAAAACGCCCGCCTATGAGGCAGCAACCTAG
- a CDS encoding TetR/AcrR family transcriptional regulator, which produces MAPPPNSARRRAIADGAIEVLARAGVHGFSHRAVDEAAGLPAGTTSNYFRSRDVLLGAAAERVLELHRADMTAAHETVAGPIDRGGLVDLIAMSLEFSATMHRARYLAVYELTLEATRRPELQRTLDHMQTEAVDFTLAQHRALGLRTSRADVATLITLFAGALYTLVTGQAGQATGPAARALAQGMVTGIASPN; this is translated from the coding sequence ATGGCACCACCCCCCAACAGCGCCCGTCGGCGCGCCATCGCGGACGGCGCGATCGAGGTCCTGGCCCGGGCCGGCGTACACGGCTTCAGCCACCGCGCGGTGGACGAGGCGGCGGGGCTGCCGGCGGGTACCACGTCGAACTACTTCCGCAGCCGCGACGTCCTGCTGGGCGCCGCGGCGGAGCGCGTCCTGGAACTGCACCGCGCCGACATGACCGCCGCACACGAGACGGTGGCCGGCCCGATCGACCGGGGCGGCCTGGTCGACCTGATCGCGATGTCGCTGGAGTTCTCGGCCACGATGCACCGGGCGCGCTATCTGGCCGTGTACGAACTGACCCTCGAGGCCACCCGCCGCCCCGAACTCCAGCGCACGCTGGACCACATGCAGACGGAGGCCGTGGACTTCACCCTGGCCCAGCACCGCGCCCTCGGCCTGCGCACGTCGCGCGCGGACGTCGCCACGCTGATCACGCTCTTCGCCGGCGCCCTCTACACCCTGGTCACCGGGCAGGCCGGGCAGGCCACGGGCCCGGCGGCCCGAGCACTGGCGCAGGGGATGGTCACGGGCATCGCCTCACCGAACTGA